A genomic window from Fundulus heteroclitus isolate FHET01 unplaced genomic scaffold, MU-UCD_Fhet_4.1 scaffold_121, whole genome shotgun sequence includes:
- the tlnrd1 gene encoding talin rod domain-containing protein 1, with product MASSSSFGRSTREGSSSPLGGSVQQRKRLSFICDACKAKVQMVADLLLLSSETRPVMTSEGIALADTFDQCRDTVIARTKELSILTHDIQSQLNMGRFTEVGDRLLEMADLVVSLTECSTHAAYLAAVESPSSQACLPGLVDRYKVTRCRHEVDQSCSILRLSPLADLTPQVLLELSQNISTNLKTLTDISLLASERSKDRFAKEQFKLSVKSISTSGTAFLACIKEVKTQPSELTRNRCILFSAALVQAVNALVGFATEPQFLGKAASVSAEGKGVQTAVLGGAMSVVSACVLLTQGLRDVAQHPESSSKMADYRERLRNSACAVSDGCTLLTQALRERSSPRTLPPVNSHSVN from the coding sequence AtggccagcagcagcagttttGGCAGATCAACCAGGGAGGGGTCGAGCAGCCCACTGggtggcagtgtgcagcagagGAAGCGGCTCTCCTTCATCTGCGACGCATGCAAGGCCAAGGTGCAGATGGTGGccgacctgctgctgctgtccagCGAGACCCGGCCGGTCATGACATCTGAAGGCATTGCCCTGGCGGACACGTTCGACCAGTGTCGCGACACGGTCATCGCCAGAACCAAAGAGCTGTCCATCCTCACCCACGACATCCAGAGCCAGCTTAACATGGGTCGTTTTACAGAGGTGGGGGACCGCCTTCTGGAGATGGCTGACTTGGTGGTTTCTCTGACGGAGTGCTCGACGCATGCCGCCTACCTGGCAGCTGTGGAGAGCCCCAGCTCACAGGCCTGTCTGCCAGGGTTGGTTGATCGTTACAAAGTGACCCGCTGCCGACACGAGGTGGACCAGAGCTGCAGCATCCTCCGCCTTTCTCCCCTGGCCGACCTCACCCCTCAGGTTCTCCTTGAGCTCTCCCAGAACATCTCCACCAATCTCAAGACTTTGACCGATATCTCGCTGCTAGCCAGTGAGAGGTCCAAGGACCGCTTTGCTAAAGAGCAGTTCAAGCTGAGCGTGAAGAGCATAAGTACAAGTGGCACTGCCTTCCTGGCCTGCATCAAAGAAGTTAAAACCCAGCCCAGTGAGCTGACCAGAAACCGGTGCATCCTTTTTAGTGCTGCTCTGGTCCAGGCTGTAAACGCCTTGGTCGGGTTTGCAACCGAGCCGCAGTTCCTGGGAAAAGCTGCGAGTGTCTCAGCCGAAGGAAAGGGGGTGCAGACTGCAGTGTTAGGGGGTGCCATGAGTGTGGTGTCAGCCTGTGTCCTCCTCACTCAGGGCCTGAGAGATGTCGCTCAGCATCCTGAGAGCAGTTCCAAGATGGCAGACTACCGGGAGCGTCTGCGGAACTCGGCGTGTGCAGTGTCCGACGGCTGTACTCTGCTCACTCAAGCACTAAGAGAACGATCCTCCCCGAGGACTCTGCCGCCAGTAAACTCGCATTCTGTGAATTAG